One Pectobacterium carotovorum DNA segment encodes these proteins:
- the pstB gene encoding phosphate ABC transporter ATP-binding protein PstB yields MSMATETSNKIQVRDLNFYYGKFHALKNITLDIAANQVTAFIGPSGCGKSTLLRTLNKMYQLYPEQRAEGDILLDGNNILTDKQDIALLRAKVGMVFQKPTPFPMSIYDNIAFGVRLFEKLSRADMDERVQWALTKAALWQETKDKLHQSGYSLSGGQQQRLCIARGIAIRPDVLLLDEPCSALDPISTGRIEELISELKKDYTVVIVTHNMQQAARCSDHTAFMYLGELIEFSDTDTLFTAPRQKQTEDYITGRYG; encoded by the coding sequence ATGAGTATGGCAACTGAGACATCCAACAAAATCCAGGTACGCGATCTGAATTTCTATTACGGAAAATTCCATGCGTTGAAAAACATCACGCTGGATATTGCCGCGAATCAGGTTACTGCGTTTATCGGCCCGTCCGGCTGTGGCAAATCCACGCTGTTGCGTACGCTGAACAAAATGTACCAGCTCTATCCTGAGCAGCGTGCTGAAGGCGACATCCTGCTGGATGGCAATAACATCCTGACGGATAAGCAAGATATCGCCTTGCTGCGCGCCAAGGTTGGCATGGTTTTCCAGAAGCCGACGCCGTTCCCGATGTCCATTTACGATAACATCGCGTTTGGTGTTCGCCTGTTTGAAAAACTGTCTCGCGCCGATATGGATGAGCGTGTGCAGTGGGCGCTGACCAAAGCGGCGCTATGGCAAGAGACGAAAGATAAACTGCACCAGAGCGGCTACAGCCTGTCTGGTGGTCAACAGCAGCGTTTATGTATTGCACGCGGTATTGCGATCCGCCCGGATGTCTTGCTGCTGGATGAACCTTGTTCTGCGCTCGACCCCATTTCTACAGGCCGCATTGAAGAGCTGATCTCCGAGCTGAAAAAAGACTACACCGTGGTCATTGTGACTCACAACATGCAGCAGGCGGCGCGTTGTTCAGATCATACGGCGTTTATGTATTTGGGTGAGCTGATCGAGTTCAGCGATACTGATACCCTGTTTACTGCTCCACGGCAGAAACAGACTGAAGATTACATCACCGGCCGTTACGGTTGA
- the pstS gene encoding phosphate ABC transporter substrate-binding protein PstS yields the protein MKLMRTTLASVVAATFSLTAFSAFAAANLTGAGATFPAPVYAKWADSYQKETGNKVNYQGIGSSGGVKQIVAKTVDFGASDAPLADDKLAQDGLFQFPTVIGGVVLAVNVPGIKSGELTLDGKTLGDIYLGNIKKWNDPAITKLNPNAKLPDQDIAVVRRADGSGTSFVFTSYLAKVNAEWKEKVGSGSTVNWPTGLGGKGNDGIAAFVQRLPGSIGYVEYAYAKQNNLAYTKLISADGKPVSPTEQSFSNAAKEIDWSKSFAQDLTNQKGADAWPITSTTFILVHTKQDKPEQGAEVLKFFDWAFKKGGEQATALDYATLPKEVVEQIRAAWKTQVKDSNGKALY from the coding sequence ATGAAACTGATGCGTACCACTCTTGCCAGTGTTGTTGCGGCAACCTTTTCTCTGACGGCATTCTCTGCTTTTGCTGCTGCTAACCTCACCGGTGCCGGTGCGACATTCCCTGCGCCTGTTTATGCTAAATGGGCTGACTCTTATCAAAAAGAAACCGGTAATAAAGTTAACTATCAAGGAATCGGTTCTTCTGGCGGTGTAAAACAGATTGTCGCTAAAACTGTAGACTTCGGTGCTTCTGATGCGCCGCTGGCTGACGACAAATTAGCACAGGATGGTTTATTCCAGTTCCCTACCGTTATCGGTGGCGTGGTACTGGCAGTGAACGTTCCTGGTATCAAATCTGGCGAATTGACGCTGGATGGTAAAACACTGGGTGATATCTACCTGGGCAACATCAAAAAATGGAACGACCCGGCAATCACCAAACTGAACCCGAATGCCAAGCTGCCGGATCAGGATATCGCTGTCGTTCGTCGTGCTGACGGTTCTGGTACTTCTTTCGTGTTCACCAGCTACCTGGCGAAAGTGAATGCCGAGTGGAAAGAGAAAGTCGGTTCTGGCTCTACCGTTAACTGGCCAACCGGTCTGGGCGGTAAAGGTAACGATGGTATCGCAGCGTTCGTACAGCGTCTGCCTGGTTCTATCGGTTACGTAGAATATGCGTATGCCAAGCAGAACAACCTGGCCTACACCAAACTGATTTCTGCTGATGGTAAGCCAGTTAGCCCGACTGAACAGAGCTTCAGCAACGCGGCTAAAGAGATCGACTGGAGCAAATCTTTTGCTCAGGATCTGACCAACCAGAAAGGCGCGGACGCGTGGCCAATCACGTCAACTACCTTCATCCTGGTTCACACCAAGCAGGATAAACCTGAGCAGGGCGCTGAAGTGTTGAAATTCTTCGACTGGGCGTTCAAGAAAGGCGGCGAGCAGGCTACTGCTCTGGATTACGCCACACTGCCAAAAGAAGTGGTTGAGCAAATCCGTGCTGCCTGGAAAACCCAGGTAAAAGACAGCAACGGTAAAGCGCTGTACTAA
- the phoU gene encoding phosphate signaling complex protein PhoU, producing the protein MDNLNLNKHISGQFNAELEHIRTQVLTMGGLVEQQLTDAITAMHNQDAELAQQVIEGDAKVNMMEVAIDEACVRIIAKRQPTASDLRLVMAIIKTISELERIGDVADKICRTALEKFSHQHQPLLVSLESLGRHTVQMLHDVLDAFARMDLDEAIRIYREDKKVDKEYEGIVRQLMTHMMEDSRTIPSVLTALFCARSIERIGDRCQNICEFIFYFVKGQDFRHLGGDALEKLLAQKEKKEEE; encoded by the coding sequence ATGGATAATCTGAATCTGAACAAACACATTTCCGGTCAGTTTAACGCCGAACTGGAACATATCCGCACGCAGGTCCTGACAATGGGCGGGCTGGTGGAGCAACAGCTGACTGACGCGATTACCGCGATGCATAATCAGGACGCGGAGCTGGCTCAGCAGGTCATCGAAGGCGATGCCAAAGTTAACATGATGGAAGTGGCGATTGATGAAGCCTGCGTGCGCATTATCGCGAAACGTCAGCCTACCGCGAGCGACTTGCGTCTGGTGATGGCGATCATCAAAACCATCTCTGAACTGGAACGTATCGGTGACGTGGCGGATAAAATCTGTCGCACCGCGCTGGAGAAATTCTCCCATCAGCATCAGCCGCTGCTGGTTAGCCTGGAATCATTAGGGCGCCATACCGTGCAAATGCTGCATGACGTGCTGGATGCTTTTGCCCGTATGGATCTGGACGAAGCGATTCGTATTTATCGCGAAGACAAGAAAGTGGATAAAGAGTACGAAGGCATTGTGCGTCAGCTGATGACTCACATGATGGAAGATTCCCGCACCATCCCAAGCGTACTGACCGCGCTGTTCTGCGCCCGTTCTATCGAGCGTATCGGTGACCGTTGCCAGAATATCTGCGAATTTATCTTCTACTTCGTCAAAGGTCAGGACTTCCGTCACCTCGGTGGCGATGCGCTGGAGAAGCTGCTGGCGCAGAAAGAGAAGAAAGAAGAAGAGTAA
- the pstC gene encoding phosphate ABC transporter permease PstC produces MAEYKPTIKAPGKYGDILFSTLVKLAALVTLLLLGGIIVSLIVASWPSIEKFGFAFLWTKEWDAPAEQFGALVPIYGTVVTSLIALIIAIPISFGIALFLTELAPAWLKRPLGVAIELLAAIPSIVYGMWGLFIFAPLFAEYFQQPVGNVLSGIPIVGALFSGPAFGIGILAAGVILAIMIIPYIAAVMRDVFEQTPVMMKESAYGIGCTTWEVIWRIVLPYTKNGVIGGVMLGLGRALGETMAVTFIIGNTYQLDSASLYMPGNSITSALANEFAEAESGLHTAALMELGLILFVITFIVLACSKLMVMRLAKNEGAR; encoded by the coding sequence ATGGCTGAGTACAAGCCAACTATCAAAGCCCCGGGAAAATATGGCGATATCCTCTTCAGCACGCTGGTAAAACTGGCGGCGCTGGTCACGCTACTGCTCTTGGGAGGCATCATTGTTTCCCTGATTGTAGCGTCCTGGCCCAGCATCGAGAAGTTCGGTTTTGCCTTCTTGTGGACGAAAGAGTGGGATGCGCCCGCAGAACAGTTTGGTGCACTGGTGCCGATTTACGGTACCGTCGTGACCTCACTGATTGCACTCATTATTGCCATCCCGATTAGCTTCGGGATTGCGTTATTTCTGACCGAACTGGCACCCGCATGGTTGAAGCGCCCACTTGGCGTGGCGATTGAATTGCTGGCGGCCATACCGAGTATTGTTTACGGCATGTGGGGGCTGTTTATTTTCGCTCCGCTGTTTGCCGAATACTTCCAACAGCCAGTAGGCAACGTCCTGTCCGGCATTCCTATTGTGGGCGCACTGTTCTCTGGCCCGGCGTTCGGGATTGGTATTCTGGCGGCCGGCGTCATTCTGGCCATCATGATTATCCCGTATATTGCGGCGGTGATGCGTGATGTGTTTGAGCAAACGCCAGTCATGATGAAAGAGTCCGCTTACGGCATCGGCTGTACGACGTGGGAAGTGATCTGGCGCATTGTGCTGCCTTACACCAAAAACGGCGTGATCGGCGGGGTGATGTTGGGATTAGGGCGCGCCTTGGGGGAAACCATGGCGGTCACCTTTATCATCGGTAACACCTACCAGCTCGACAGCGCGTCGCTGTATATGCCTGGCAACAGTATTACCTCTGCGTTGGCGAACGAATTCGCCGAAGCGGAATCCGGCCTGCACACGGCGGCGCTGATGGAGCTGGGTCTGATTCTGTTTGTGATTACCTTTATTGTTCTGGCGTGTTCAAAGCTGATGGTGATGCGTCTGGCAAAAAATGAGGGGGCGCGCTAA
- a CDS encoding DUF4026 domain-containing protein has product MNNKQQYLDIAEGKGEKAPSTMVAFSSREMNYPLLESLLEAQSFFTDGEISYPEQGQGGFFYTCRHQDRELTFYLEVSERDPENKITPIHSTDPISPELLAQANAATQEVMVECLFGQNPLEDYVHQLRLLSAVVPDFLLGIDISAAGNVFTREWLNFQLEDDVLPEIESLYTIHAVYDTENDPPTTFWFHSHGLARCGLTEAELVIPETLSSYYGIPDLFRSFVNNAIQNQQITFNEPILCGQTDSGYEYLVALPFEEGLRHVNQSTPIDQLRPLEEMRYDLEGTPEGVFLGDRADRDDVHQEPSCMLFRTNEENPVLQTFFKGFDEQNAIMFWRTNAETAEMSRKAQLRWRYFVNMFKNYHVSDEPAKQGFLAKLLKKSPKPVENEWRFMVKFGIPHGEEGEEREHMWFIPEKIHDTVVTGTLINHPFYVEDMQEGGVYSVDISRVTDWAIYYQGDSYKPDTIYKLLSHSQTH; this is encoded by the coding sequence ATGAATAACAAACAACAATACCTGGATATCGCCGAGGGAAAGGGCGAAAAAGCGCCTTCAACGATGGTGGCCTTTTCCTCACGAGAGATGAACTATCCGCTGCTGGAAAGCCTGTTAGAGGCGCAGTCATTCTTTACTGATGGTGAAATAAGCTATCCCGAACAGGGGCAAGGCGGGTTCTTTTATACCTGTCGCCATCAGGATAGAGAGCTGACCTTTTATCTTGAGGTATCGGAGCGCGATCCCGAGAATAAAATCACGCCGATACATTCAACCGACCCAATTTCACCTGAACTGCTGGCGCAGGCTAATGCGGCAACGCAGGAAGTGATGGTCGAGTGTCTTTTTGGGCAAAACCCGCTGGAAGACTACGTTCATCAGCTTCGTTTATTAAGTGCGGTGGTACCGGATTTTCTCCTGGGGATCGATATTTCTGCCGCCGGTAACGTGTTTACCCGCGAATGGCTGAATTTTCAGCTAGAGGATGATGTCCTGCCGGAAATTGAATCGTTGTATACCATTCATGCCGTGTACGACACCGAGAACGATCCGCCAACGACATTCTGGTTTCACTCGCATGGTCTGGCGCGATGCGGCCTGACGGAAGCGGAACTAGTCATTCCAGAGACGCTGAGTTCGTATTATGGCATCCCGGATTTATTCAGAAGTTTTGTCAATAATGCCATTCAAAATCAGCAAATTACCTTTAATGAGCCGATTCTGTGCGGACAAACGGACAGCGGCTATGAATATTTGGTGGCGTTGCCGTTTGAAGAAGGGCTACGGCATGTGAATCAATCCACGCCGATTGACCAACTGCGGCCTCTGGAAGAGATGCGCTACGATCTGGAAGGGACGCCGGAAGGCGTGTTTCTGGGCGATCGCGCCGATCGGGATGATGTGCATCAGGAGCCTTCCTGTATGCTGTTTCGTACCAACGAAGAAAACCCGGTACTGCAAACGTTCTTTAAAGGATTTGATGAGCAGAATGCCATCATGTTCTGGCGTACGAATGCGGAAACGGCAGAAATGTCGCGTAAGGCGCAGCTGCGCTGGCGTTATTTCGTCAATATGTTTAAAAACTACCATGTGAGTGACGAACCGGCTAAGCAGGGATTTTTAGCTAAGCTACTAAAAAAATCACCGAAGCCTGTCGAAAATGAATGGCGCTTTATGGTGAAGTTTGGCATCCCTCATGGCGAAGAGGGAGAAGAGCGTGAGCACATGTGGTTTATACCTGAAAAAATCCACGATACGGTCGTCACGGGAACATTAATCAATCATCCGTTCTACGTTGAGGATATGCAGGAAGGTGGTGTGTATTCCGTTGATATATCACGGGTAACTGACTGGGCGATTTATTATCAGGGCGATAGCTATAAGCCTGATACGATTTACAAACTGCTTAGCCATAGCCAGACTCACTGA
- the pstA gene encoding phosphate ABC transporter permease PstA, with amino-acid sequence MATLGIEQEAALARSRRKMQAWRRQKNRIALFLSMSTMAFGLFWLIWILFSTVTRGVDGMSLALFTEMTPPPNTAGGGLANAIVGSGLLILWATLLGTPLGIMAGIYLAEYGRKSWIAEVIRFINDILLSAPSIVVGLFVYTLVVAKMQHFSGWAGVIALALLQVPIVIRTTENMLKLVPDSLREAAYALGTPKWKMISAITLKASVSGIITGVLLAIARIAGETAPLLFTSLSNQFWSTDLMHPIANLPVTIFKFAMSPFVEWQQLAWAGVLLITLCVLLLNILARVIFSAKKH; translated from the coding sequence ATGGCTACATTAGGCATAGAACAAGAAGCCGCACTGGCGCGCTCGCGGCGTAAAATGCAGGCCTGGCGTCGCCAGAAAAACCGCATTGCGCTGTTCTTATCCATGTCCACGATGGCATTTGGCCTGTTCTGGTTGATCTGGATTCTGTTCTCGACAGTGACCCGCGGTGTAGACGGTATGTCTCTGGCATTGTTTACCGAGATGACGCCGCCGCCGAATACGGCAGGTGGCGGACTGGCGAATGCCATCGTCGGGAGCGGATTGCTGATCCTGTGGGCGACGCTGCTGGGGACGCCGTTGGGCATTATGGCGGGTATCTATCTGGCGGAATACGGTCGTAAATCCTGGATCGCCGAAGTGATTCGTTTCATCAACGATATCCTGCTGTCAGCGCCTTCAATTGTGGTTGGCCTGTTTGTCTACACGCTGGTGGTGGCAAAGATGCAGCACTTCTCCGGCTGGGCGGGCGTGATTGCGCTGGCGCTGTTGCAGGTGCCGATTGTGATTCGTACCACCGAGAACATGCTAAAACTGGTGCCGGATAGCCTGCGTGAAGCGGCTTATGCGCTGGGTACGCCGAAATGGAAAATGATTTCTGCGATTACGCTGAAGGCTTCTGTATCGGGCATTATCACCGGGGTGTTGCTGGCTATCGCGCGTATTGCTGGGGAAACCGCACCGTTGCTGTTTACGTCGCTGTCGAATCAGTTCTGGAGCACGGATCTGATGCATCCGATTGCTAACCTGCCGGTCACCATATTCAAATTTGCCATGAGTCCGTTTGTGGAGTGGCAACAGTTGGCTTGGGCAGGGGTTCTGCTGATTACGCTGTGCGTTCTGCTGCTGAATATTCTGGCGCGTGTTATTTTCTCCGCGAAGAAGCATTGA
- the glmU gene encoding bifunctional UDP-N-acetylglucosamine diphosphorylase/glucosamine-1-phosphate N-acetyltransferase GlmU: MSNSAMSVVILAAGKGTRMYSDLPKVLHKLAGKPMVQHVIDAAMTTGAQHVHLVYGHGGDLLKRELTDPALNWVLQAEQLGTGHAMQQAAPYFADDEDILMLYGDVPLISPQTLGRLRQAKPQGGIGLLTVKLDDPTGYGRIVRENGAVVGIVEHKDASEEQRQINEINTGILIANGKDLKRWLSQLNNNNSQGEFYITDIIAMAAEEGQRVEAVHPERLSEVEGVNNRLQLSALERVYQREQADKLLLAGVMLLDPARFDLRGELTHGRDVVIDVNVVVEGNVKLGNRVKIGAGCVIKNSTIGDGCEISPYSVLEDAVLEAECTVGPFARLRPGAELAEGAHVGNFVELKKARLGKGSKAGHLSYLGDADIGSGVNIGAGTITCNYDGANKHKTIIGDDVFVGSDSQLVAPVSVASGATIGAGTTVTRDVAENELVVGRVKQRHISGWQRPVKKK; the protein is encoded by the coding sequence ATGTCAAATAGTGCTATGAGTGTGGTGATCCTTGCTGCGGGTAAAGGAACCCGTATGTATTCCGACCTTCCCAAGGTGTTACATAAACTGGCAGGTAAGCCGATGGTTCAGCACGTCATTGATGCGGCAATGACAACAGGCGCACAGCACGTTCATCTGGTCTATGGTCACGGCGGTGATTTACTCAAACGTGAATTGACCGATCCAGCCTTGAACTGGGTACTGCAGGCGGAACAGTTGGGAACCGGCCATGCGATGCAGCAAGCTGCCCCTTATTTTGCCGATGATGAAGACATCCTGATGTTGTATGGCGATGTGCCGCTGATTTCGCCACAAACGCTGGGGCGTTTACGTCAGGCTAAGCCGCAGGGCGGTATCGGCCTGTTGACGGTGAAACTGGACGATCCGACGGGCTATGGGCGAATTGTGCGTGAAAACGGTGCTGTTGTGGGGATCGTCGAGCACAAGGATGCCAGTGAAGAGCAGCGCCAGATTAACGAGATCAATACCGGCATTTTGATTGCGAACGGCAAGGATTTGAAGCGTTGGTTAAGCCAGCTGAATAACAATAATTCACAAGGCGAGTTTTACATCACTGATATCATTGCGATGGCAGCGGAAGAGGGTCAGCGTGTTGAAGCGGTTCATCCCGAGCGGCTGAGTGAAGTGGAGGGCGTCAATAATCGCCTGCAACTGTCGGCGCTGGAGCGGGTTTATCAGCGTGAACAGGCAGATAAGCTGCTGCTGGCCGGTGTGATGCTGCTCGATCCGGCACGGTTTGATCTGCGTGGCGAGTTGACCCATGGTCGCGATGTGGTGATTGATGTCAATGTCGTTGTTGAAGGTAATGTTAAGCTAGGCAACCGGGTGAAAATCGGCGCAGGCTGTGTGATTAAAAACAGCACCATTGGCGACGGTTGTGAAATCAGTCCTTACTCTGTGTTGGAAGACGCCGTGTTAGAAGCAGAGTGTACCGTTGGCCCGTTTGCCCGTTTGCGTCCAGGCGCTGAACTGGCTGAAGGCGCGCATGTCGGTAACTTTGTCGAATTGAAAAAGGCGCGTTTAGGCAAAGGATCAAAAGCGGGTCACCTGAGCTATTTGGGTGATGCGGATATCGGTTCCGGTGTTAATATTGGCGCGGGAACGATCACCTGTAATTATGACGGTGCGAATAAACACAAAACGATTATTGGCGACGACGTATTTGTCGGTTCGGATAGCCAATTGGTGGCACCCGTTAGCGTTGCCAGCGGTGCGACCATTGGTGCGGGAACAACGGTTACGCGTGATGTAGCAGAGAATGAGCTGGTGGTCGGCCGCGTGAAACAGCGGCATATTTCCGGCTGGCAGCGTCCAGTGAAAAAGAAATAA
- the glmS gene encoding glutamine--fructose-6-phosphate transaminase (isomerizing), whose amino-acid sequence MCGIVGAVAQRDVAEILLEGLRRLEYRGYDSAGLAVVDSEGNVARLRRLGKVQVLSQAAEECELHGGTGIAHTRWATHGEPSEENAHPHVSEHITIVHNGIIENHEPLRELMIGRGYRFVSETDTEVVAHLVHFEQQQNGGTLVEVVKRVIPQLRGAYGMVVLDNRDPSVLVAARSGSPLVIGRGVGENFIASDQLALLPVTRRFMFLEEGDIAEITRRDVRVFDKAGQLATREEIESKVNYDAGDKGAYRHYMQKEIYEQPMAIKNTLEGRFSHGEINLSELGPKADELLAKVEHVQIIACGTSYNSGMVSRYWFEALAGIPCDVEIASEFRYRKPAVRKNSLMITLSQSGETADTLAALRLSKELGYLGSLAICNVAGSSLVRESDLALMTKAGVEIGVASTKAFTTQLTVLLMLVARVGRLRGMDAQIEHDIVHGLQALPARIEQMLSQDKLIESLAEGFSDKHHALFLGRGDQYPIAMEGALKLKEISYIHAEAYAAGELKHGPLALIDADMPVVVVAPNNELLEKLKSNIEEVRARGGELYVFADEDAGFTSSENMKIIPLPHIEEVIAPIFYTVPLQLLSYHVALIKGTDVDQPRNLAKSVTVE is encoded by the coding sequence ATGTGTGGAATTGTAGGCGCAGTTGCGCAACGTGATGTTGCTGAAATTTTGTTGGAAGGTTTACGCCGTCTTGAGTATCGCGGCTATGACTCTGCGGGGTTAGCGGTTGTTGATAGCGAAGGAAATGTCGCCCGTTTACGCCGTCTGGGGAAAGTGCAGGTACTGTCTCAGGCAGCCGAAGAGTGTGAGTTGCACGGTGGTACCGGTATCGCCCACACCCGTTGGGCAACGCACGGCGAACCTTCTGAAGAGAACGCACACCCGCATGTTTCTGAACATATCACTATCGTCCATAACGGCATTATCGAAAACCACGAACCGCTGCGCGAGCTGATGATCGGTCGCGGTTATCGTTTCGTTTCTGAAACCGATACGGAAGTCGTTGCCCATCTGGTTCATTTTGAACAGCAGCAGAACGGCGGCACGCTGGTTGAGGTGGTTAAGCGTGTGATCCCACAGCTGCGCGGTGCGTATGGCATGGTGGTGTTGGATAACCGCGACCCAAGCGTACTGGTTGCCGCGCGTTCTGGTAGTCCGTTGGTGATTGGCCGTGGTGTTGGTGAGAACTTCATTGCTTCCGATCAGCTGGCGCTGCTGCCCGTGACGCGTCGCTTTATGTTCCTGGAAGAAGGCGACATCGCGGAAATCACCCGTCGTGACGTGCGCGTGTTTGATAAAGCCGGCCAGCTTGCTACACGCGAAGAAATTGAATCAAAAGTGAATTACGATGCGGGTGACAAAGGCGCGTATCGTCACTACATGCAGAAAGAGATCTACGAACAGCCGATGGCGATCAAGAACACCCTCGAAGGGCGTTTCAGTCACGGCGAAATTAATCTTTCTGAATTAGGCCCGAAAGCGGATGAACTGCTGGCGAAGGTTGAGCACGTTCAGATCATCGCCTGCGGGACGTCTTACAACTCTGGCATGGTTTCTCGCTACTGGTTTGAAGCGCTGGCGGGAATTCCGTGCGACGTAGAAATCGCTTCAGAATTCCGCTACCGCAAGCCTGCGGTGCGTAAGAACAGCCTGATGATTACCCTGTCTCAGTCCGGTGAAACGGCGGATACGCTGGCAGCGCTGCGTTTGTCCAAAGAACTGGGCTATCTGGGATCGCTGGCTATCTGTAACGTTGCTGGTTCCTCGCTGGTGCGTGAATCCGATCTGGCACTGATGACCAAAGCGGGCGTAGAGATTGGCGTGGCGTCGACCAAAGCCTTCACCACCCAGCTTACCGTTCTGCTGATGCTGGTGGCGCGCGTTGGCCGTCTGCGTGGTATGGATGCGCAGATTGAGCATGACATCGTTCATGGTTTGCAGGCGCTGCCTGCGCGTATTGAGCAGATGCTGTCTCAGGACAAGCTCATCGAATCTCTGGCAGAAGGTTTCTCTGACAAGCACCATGCGCTGTTCCTTGGCCGTGGCGATCAGTATCCGATCGCAATGGAGGGCGCGCTGAAGCTGAAGGAGATCTCTTACATCCACGCGGAAGCCTATGCGGCAGGCGAGCTGAAACACGGCCCGCTGGCGCTGATCGATGCGGATATGCCGGTTGTAGTGGTAGCGCCGAACAACGAACTGTTGGAGAAATTGAAATCCAACATCGAAGAAGTGCGGGCGCGCGGTGGTGAACTGTATGTTTTCGCAGATGAAGATGCCGGTTTCACCAGCAGCGAAAATATGAAAATTATTCCACTGCCGCACATCGAAGAAGTGATCGCGCCAATCTTCTATACGGTGCCGTTGCAGCTGCTGTCTTATCACGTCGCGCTGATTAAAGGCACTGATGTCGATCAGCCACGTAACCTGGCGAAATCCGTTACTGTTGAGTAA